From Streptomyces griseorubiginosus, one genomic window encodes:
- a CDS encoding DUF5999 family protein, translated as MCQHQPPCPTADSADRESARLLAHHPEQGWSLLCNGVLLFEDTGELLPDGRVIAPHRPLAGATAA; from the coding sequence ATGTGCCAGCACCAGCCACCGTGTCCCACCGCCGACTCCGCCGACCGGGAATCCGCCCGCCTTCTGGCGCACCACCCGGAGCAGGGCTGGAGCCTGCTGTGCAACGGCGTCCTGCTCTTCGAGGACACCGGTGAGCTCCTGCCGGACGGCCGGGTCATCGCCCCGCACCGCCCGCTCGCGGGGGCCACGGCGGCCTGA